Below is a genomic region from Alphaproteobacteria bacterium SS10.
ATTCGGTGGCACCTCTGTCGCCGATCTAGACCGGATCGAAGCCGCCGCCGCCAAGGTTCAAGCCGAGGTTGAGCGGGGCAATCAGGTTGCCGTGACTGTGTCTGCCATGGCCGGTGTGACCAACCAGCTGGTTGAATATTGCCGGGGGGTTAGCCAACTCTTCGACGCCAGGGAGTACGACACCGTTGTCTCCACCGGTGAACAGGTGACCAGCGGCCTCCTCGCCATGGCATTGCAGGCAAGTGGCATCCCCGCCCGCTCCTGGCTTGGTTGGCAGATCCCAATCCTGACCGATGACACCCATACCAAGGCGCGCATCCTCGATATCAATACCGATGAGATGCAGAACCGAATGGAACAGGGTGAGGTTGTCGTCGTCGCCGGTTTCCAAGGGGTGACCGAGCGTAACCGCATCGCGACCCTGGGCCGGGGTGGCACCGACACCTCTGCCGTTGCCCTCGCCGCCGCATTGGAGGCTGAGCGCTGCGATATCTATACCGATGTGGATGGGGTCTACACCACCGACCCCCGCATCGTGCCTCAGGCGCAGAAGATCGATAAAATCTCGTTTGAGGAGATGCTGGAGATGGCATCCCTCGGCGCCAAGGTCCTACAGACCCGATCCGTTGAGATGGCCATGAAGCATGGCGTGCGGGTCCAAGTACTCTCCAGTTTTGAAGACGCCATCGGCAGCGATTTGCCAGGCACCCTGGTCATTGATGAGGAAGAACTCGTGGAACAGGAAATCGTCAGCGGCATCGCCTATAGCCGGGATGAGGCGAAGGTCACCCTGGTGGAAGTGCCGGACCGCCCAGGTGTCGCGGCCAGCATCTTTGGCCCCCTGGCCGAGGCATCAGTGAATGTCGATATGATCGTCCAGAACGTCTCAGATGATGGGACGCTGACCGACCTCACCTTCACCGTGAACCGCAGCGAACTGGACCGCGCCGCTGATGTGCTTGAGAAGGCAGAGCTGGGCTATAAGCGCCTGGATGCCGACGATAAGGTGGTGAAGGTCTCGATCATCGGTATGGGCATGCGCAGCCATGCCGGTGTCGCCCAGCGCATGTTTAAGGCGCTGGCCGATAAGGGCATCAATATCCAGGTGATCTCGACCTCAGAGATCAAGATTAGCGTCCTGATCGCCGAGGAATACGCCGAATTGGCGATCCGTGCCCTGCACACCGCCTATGGGCTGGATGGCGCCTAATTCAGGCCATTTCTTAAATTTATTGTGCTGATAAGCCATGCGAACAGGCCGTTCGTGCTAGAATGGCGCTGTCGCGTTCGCAACGATGAGAAGTGGAAGGGAGAGGATGACGGAAAGGTCCGATCAGTCACGGACACCGCCTTCTTCAAGCCCTGACTCTGCGAGCGACACCCCCAATACCGCCAACACGGGTGATCAGAATCAGCAGCCCGCAAATGACATGCAGGGCGGCTACATCACCTCTGCCCACGAAATGGATTGGGGCAACCGCCCGCGCGGACCGCATGGTGAGCGGCAATTGCTGGCCCGACTGCGTGATGTCATGGCGGGCAGCGGTAGCGCTGAAGAGCGCCTGAACAAGATCGTGCAGGCCATCGCCTATGAGTTGGGGGCGGAGGTTTGCTCCTGCTATGTGCGCCGGGCTGGCGATATTCTTGAACTATTCGCCACCATTGGCCTGAACCCGGATGCGGTGCGCCGCACGCGCCTGCGCATTGGTGAGGGTATTGTTGGTGAGGTGGCGGCCAGTGCCAAACCACTGGCCCTTGCGGACGCCCCAACCCACCCATCCTTCGCCTACCGACCGGAAACGGACGAGGATCCCTACCACTCAATGGTGGGGGTGCCGATCTTGCGTGGTGGCAGGGTACGCGGCGTCTTGGCCATCCAGAATGCCGAACGACGCCATTACAGCGAGGCGACGGTTGAGCTGTTAGAGACCGTGGCCATGATCCTGGCGGAGCTGATTGAGATCGGCGCCATGGTCGACCGGATGGAGGTTTCGGCCGGGGTTAGTGACGCCCTGATGCCGATGCGCCTATCCGGCCAGGCACTGGCACCTGGCATGGCCTTGGGCACGGCCGTCCTCCACAACCCACGCATTATCCCCCGTGAAGTCGTGGCCGAGGACCCAAAGAAAGAGATTGAGCGGCTTGAAGTGGCCCTGGCCCGCATGCTGACGGCCCTCGACACCATGATCGCCTGGACCCGTGATATCGCCGGCGGTGGTGAGCCGCTGGATATCATTGAGAGCTACCGGATGTTCGCCAATGACAATGGCTGGCTGCGCCGTATTCGGGAGGCGATCCAGGCTGGTCTGACCGCTGAATCCGCCGTACAGCGGGTGCAGAATGATATGCGGGTGCGCCTATCCCGGGCCACCGACCCAATCTTCCGGGAACGCCTGTCCGATCTGGATGATCTGGCCAACCGACTGCTGCAGCATCTATCCGGCCGGGACAGCAATGCCAGCACCGCGACCTTGCCCGACTTCGCCATCTTGGTGGCCAAGAATATGGGCCCTGCAGAACTGCTCGATTACGATCACAACAAACTGGTCGGCATCGTGGTTGAGGAGGCATCTGCCGCCAGCCATGTGGCCATCGTTGCCCGTGCCCTCGGCATCCCCGCCATCGGCCAGTGTCGTGGCATCACGGACAATATTGAGGCGCTCGATAACATCATCGTCGATTGCGACCATGATCAGGTGCTGCTGCGCCCGGCGGATGAGGTGCAGGAGCAATTCCTGCGCAACGTTAAGATGCGGGCCAAGCAGCGTGAGCAGCTGAAGGAAATGGCCAATCTGCCGTCGGTAAGTGCGGACGGTCAGGCGATCTCAATCCAGATGAATGCGGGCATGTTAATCGACATGCCGCACCTTCACGCCAGCGGCGCAGATGGGGTTGGCCTCTACCGCACCGAAGTGCCGTTCATGGTGCGTAATGACTACCCCAGTGCCCAGGCACAGGAAGAGATTTACCGCAACGTGCTGGACCATGCCGAGGGTCGGCCCGTTGCCTTCCGCACCCTGGATATTGGTGGCGATAAGCTGCTGCCTTACCTGCCGCCGAGTGAGGAAGATAACCCGGCCATGGGTTGGCGCGCCCTGCGCATTGGCCTGGATCGCCCGGCCATGCTGCGGGCCCAGCTACGCGCCCTGCTTCGTGCCGCGGCGGGACGTGACCTTAAAGTGATGTTCCCGTTCGTTGCGACGGTCGACGAGTTGCGGCGTGCCTGCAGCCTGTTGGATATGGAGCGTGAGAAACTCGCCGCCGCTGGTGAGGCGGTGCCAGAGAAAATTGAACGCGGCCTAATGCTCGAAATCCCGTCGACAATCTTCCAAATCCCGGCGATTGCTGGGCTGGTAGACTTCGTCTCCATCGGCTCAAACGATCTGCTCCAGTATTTCTTTGCGGTTGATCGCACGAATGAGCGGCTGGCCGACCGCTATGATCCGCTAAACCCATCGTTCTTGAAGATGCTCGACCAGGTGCAGCGGGATTGTGCCGCCCAAGACCTTCCGCTTAGCATTTGTGGCGAGATGGCGAGCCGACCGATTGAGGCCATGGCCCTGCTTGGCCTCGGCTACCGGACCCTCTCGGTCTCACCGTTCAATGTGGTGGGGATTAAGCGCCTGATCCGGGCAACGGATATCGCGGGCGTTAGTGAGTATCTGCACGCCCATCTAGACGGGGCACATCAAAGCCTGCGGCAACCGCTTAAAGCCTTTGCCGTTGATCACGGTATTCCGATCAAAACCGATCTTAACTAGAGGGCGCGGTACCCGGCGTCGCCTCGGCGCCTGATAGGCCACCGCCACCGGTAACCTCATCAATATGCTTGCGGAACGCCTGGCGTAGGCTGGACGCTGGGCGCTGCCCGGTCAGGACTTCCCGCCGGTTGCCGTTACCATCCAGCAGAACTAGCGTCACATGCTGAACCCGGTGATAGTTGGCAAAGCGTCCGCCCTCATCG
It encodes:
- a CDS encoding aspartate kinase, coding for MARIVMKFGGTSVADLDRIEAAAAKVQAEVERGNQVAVTVSAMAGVTNQLVEYCRGVSQLFDAREYDTVVSTGEQVTSGLLAMALQASGIPARSWLGWQIPILTDDTHTKARILDINTDEMQNRMEQGEVVVVAGFQGVTERNRIATLGRGGTDTSAVALAAALEAERCDIYTDVDGVYTTDPRIVPQAQKIDKISFEEMLEMASLGAKVLQTRSVEMAMKHGVRVQVLSSFEDAIGSDLPGTLVIDEEELVEQEIVSGIAYSRDEAKVTLVEVPDRPGVAASIFGPLAEASVNVDMIVQNVSDDGTLTDLTFTVNRSELDRAADVLEKAELGYKRLDADDKVVKVSIIGMGMRSHAGVAQRMFKALADKGINIQVISTSEIKISVLIAEEYAELAIRALHTAYGLDGA
- the ptsP gene encoding phosphoenolpyruvate--protein phosphotransferase, whose translation is MAGSGSAEERLNKIVQAIAYELGAEVCSCYVRRAGDILELFATIGLNPDAVRRTRLRIGEGIVGEVAASAKPLALADAPTHPSFAYRPETDEDPYHSMVGVPILRGGRVRGVLAIQNAERRHYSEATVELLETVAMILAELIEIGAMVDRMEVSAGVSDALMPMRLSGQALAPGMALGTAVLHNPRIIPREVVAEDPKKEIERLEVALARMLTALDTMIAWTRDIAGGGEPLDIIESYRMFANDNGWLRRIREAIQAGLTAESAVQRVQNDMRVRLSRATDPIFRERLSDLDDLANRLLQHLSGRDSNASTATLPDFAILVAKNMGPAELLDYDHNKLVGIVVEEASAASHVAIVARALGIPAIGQCRGITDNIEALDNIIVDCDHDQVLLRPADEVQEQFLRNVKMRAKQREQLKEMANLPSVSADGQAISIQMNAGMLIDMPHLHASGADGVGLYRTEVPFMVRNDYPSAQAQEEIYRNVLDHAEGRPVAFRTLDIGGDKLLPYLPPSEEDNPAMGWRALRIGLDRPAMLRAQLRALLRAAAGRDLKVMFPFVATVDELRRACSLLDMEREKLAAAGEAVPEKIERGLMLEIPSTIFQIPAIAGLVDFVSIGSNDLLQYFFAVDRTNERLADRYDPLNPSFLKMLDQVQRDCAAQDLPLSICGEMASRPIEAMALLGLGYRTLSVSPFNVVGIKRLIRATDIAGVSEYLHAHLDGAHQSLRQPLKAFAVDHGIPIKTDLN